The following coding sequences lie in one Hydrogenophaga sp. PBL-H3 genomic window:
- a CDS encoding lipopolysaccharide assembly protein LapA domain-containing protein, which produces MKYLMWLLNAAIFFVLFAFALNNQDSVTLNLFFGASWQAPLVLVILVALVLGVFLGVLVMLPLWLRAKRSRRGAASATPASTSFDADSTLFPDPNDRRHGL; this is translated from the coding sequence TTGAAATACCTGATGTGGCTGCTCAACGCAGCCATTTTTTTTGTGTTGTTCGCCTTTGCGCTGAACAACCAGGACAGCGTGACGCTCAACCTGTTCTTTGGTGCCAGCTGGCAGGCACCGCTGGTGCTCGTTATCCTAGTCGCACTCGTGCTTGGCGTGTTCCTGGGTGTGCTGGTCATGTTGCCACTGTGGCTGCGGGCCAAACGCTCGCGGCGTGGCGCCGCATCAGCCACCCCAGCGAGTACCTCATTCGACGCAGACTCCACCCTTTTTCCTGACCCCAACGACCGCCGCCATGGACTTTGA
- the lapB gene encoding lipopolysaccharide assembly protein LapB, translated as MDFDFTWLLWGLPLAFAAGWGASRLDLRQWRMESRQAPKAYFRGLNHLLNEQQDQAIDAFIEAVQGDPDTAELHFALGNLFRRRGDYDRAVRVHEHLLSRADITNKDRDRAQHALALDFLKAGLLDRAEAALNKLQGSAFEGEALLALLGIYERSRDWPRAKQIAQRLEAADQGSFSTRLAHYLCEEADIAQRSNDRAQALRLLEEAIQCAPQLARGWMALSTLKVQAGDVAGAMEALLRLNQHAPQGLPLAAQALADLARQTGRQAEALEVLQASHERAPSIDITQALASLSLDPEAVRNRYLSHLEREPSLVITAQWLAGETLSSERAQARVQQALEQASAPLRRYRCAACGFEARQHFWQCPGCQTWDSYPARRVEEL; from the coding sequence ATGGACTTTGATTTCACCTGGCTGCTGTGGGGCCTTCCCCTGGCATTTGCAGCTGGCTGGGGTGCCTCGCGCCTTGATCTCCGCCAATGGCGCATGGAAAGTCGTCAGGCACCCAAGGCCTACTTTCGCGGCCTGAACCACCTGCTCAATGAACAGCAGGACCAAGCGATCGACGCCTTCATTGAAGCTGTGCAAGGCGATCCTGACACAGCGGAGTTGCACTTCGCGCTGGGCAACCTGTTCAGGCGCCGCGGCGACTATGACCGCGCCGTCCGTGTGCACGAGCATTTGCTCTCGCGCGCCGACATCACCAACAAGGACCGCGACCGCGCACAACATGCTCTGGCCCTGGACTTCCTCAAGGCGGGACTGCTGGACCGCGCCGAGGCTGCGCTCAACAAACTACAGGGTTCGGCTTTCGAGGGCGAAGCCTTGTTGGCATTGCTGGGCATCTACGAACGTTCACGCGACTGGCCGCGGGCCAAGCAGATCGCCCAACGGCTGGAGGCCGCCGATCAAGGCAGCTTCTCCACGCGGTTGGCACACTATCTTTGTGAAGAGGCCGATATCGCCCAACGGAGTAACGATCGTGCTCAAGCATTGCGCCTGCTGGAAGAAGCCATACAGTGCGCCCCACAGCTTGCGCGTGGGTGGATGGCATTGTCGACACTGAAAGTACAGGCTGGCGACGTGGCGGGCGCAATGGAAGCCCTGCTGCGCCTCAACCAGCATGCGCCACAAGGGCTGCCGCTGGCGGCTCAAGCACTCGCCGACCTGGCGCGCCAGACCGGACGCCAGGCAGAAGCGCTGGAGGTCCTGCAGGCAAGCCACGAGCGTGCGCCGTCTATCGACATCACCCAAGCATTGGCCAGTCTGAGCCTTGATCCTGAGGCGGTGCGCAACCGCTACCTCAGTCACCTCGAACGCGAGCCCTCGCTGGTCATCACCGCGCAGTGGTTGGCGGGAGAGACTCTGTCTAGCGAGCGTGCGCAAGCGAGGGTGCAGCAGGCGCTGGAGCAAGCCAGCGCGCCGTTGCGGCGGTATCGATGCGCAGCCTGCGGCTTCGAAGCACGCCAGCATTTCTGGCAATGCCCTGGCTGCCAGACTTGGGACAGTTACCCCGCGCGCCGAGTCGAAGAGCTTTGA
- a CDS encoding integration host factor subunit beta yields MTRSDLVEALASRFGQLTHRDAEFAVKAILDAMGDALVKGHRIEIRGFGSFSVNRRSPRVGRNPRSGESVMIPEKRVPHFKPGKALREQVDAKTAEILGREPKKPT; encoded by the coding sequence ATGACCCGCAGCGACCTCGTTGAAGCGTTGGCCAGCCGATTCGGCCAGCTGACCCACCGCGACGCAGAGTTTGCCGTCAAGGCCATCCTCGACGCCATGGGTGATGCACTGGTCAAAGGCCACCGAATCGAGATCCGCGGTTTCGGCAGTTTTTCGGTCAATCGCAGATCCCCCCGCGTGGGACGCAACCCGCGTTCTGGTGAAAGCGTGATGATTCCTGAAAAGCGTGTACCGCATTTCAAGCCGGGCAAGGCCTTGCGCGAGCAAGTGGATGCCAAGACAGCTGAAATTCTCGGGCGCGAACCCAAGAAACCGACGTGA
- a CDS encoding hydantoinase B/oxoprolinase family protein, translating into MQDNTSPLGNRWQFWIDRGGTFTDIVAKKPDGSLITHKLLSENPEQYRDAAVAGIRYLLGLRSGEPVTPALVECVKMGTTVATNALLERKGEPTLLVTTRGFRDALRIAYQNRPRLFDRRIVLPELLYSEVIEAEERISAHGDVLQSLNEAALRTELLSAYAGGLRSVAIVFMHGYRFIAHEQAASRIARDVGFTQVSTSHGTSPMMKFVSRGDTTVVDAYLSPILRRYVEQVAGEMPGVKLFFMQSSGGLTDARAFNGKDAILSGPAGGIVGMARTAGLAGQDKVIGFDMGGTSTDVSHYAGEFEREFETQVAGVRMRAPMMSIHTVAAGGGSILSFDGARFRVGPESAGANPGPASYRRGGPLAVTDANVMTGKIQPRHFPRVFGPKADEALSLEAVQARFGELATQTGRPPEEVAEGFINIAVQQMANAIKKISVARGYDVTRYTLQCFGGAGGQHACLVADALGMTRVFVHPLAGVLSAYGMGLADQNVIREQAVELPLAVTSLPLIAEKLDALGAVAQAELERQQVNAGEAKVHYRVHVRYEGSDAALVVPFGDLATIQAGFEAAYRQRFAFLMQGKRLVVEAVSVEAVVAGDAPDEPRFETHEPREVPRRETVRMYSGGQWLDAALVVREDLRPGDVIPGPAIIAEKNATTVVEPGWEAVLTALDHLVLDRRVPRTVTYAVGTTVDPVLLEVFNNLFMNIAEQMGLQLQNTAYSVNIKERLDFSCALFDAEGNLIANAPHMPVHLGSMGESIKTVIRENSGTMQRGDVYALNDPYHGGTHLPDVTVITPVYLGNKPTFFVGSRGHHADIGGTTPGSMPPFSTRIEQEGVQINNVKLVDRGVLLEAEMVALLQSGEFPSRNPQQNMADLKAQIAANEKGVQELRKMVEQFGLDVVQAYMRHVQDNAEESVRRVITRLKDGTFTLPLDNGAQIQVSVRVDSAQRSAEIDFTGTSTQQLNNFNAPTAVCMAAVLYVFRTLVDDDIPLNAGCLKPLKVIIPEGSMLNPNPPASVVAGNVETSSCITNALYGALGVMAASQCTMNNFTFGNAAHQYYETISGGSGAGDGFEGTSVVQTHMTNSRLTDPEVLEFRFPVRLESYEIRNGSGGVGQWHGGHGGVRRVCFLEDMTASILSNGRLHGAFGMAGGRAGQVGINRVMRADGSIEELGHIGQAEMKPGDIFEIHTPGGGGYGTLL; encoded by the coding sequence ATGCAAGACAACACCTCTCCACTGGGCAACCGCTGGCAATTCTGGATCGACCGAGGAGGCACCTTCACCGACATCGTCGCCAAGAAGCCCGACGGCTCACTCATCACCCACAAGCTGCTGTCTGAGAACCCAGAGCAGTACCGTGACGCGGCTGTGGCAGGCATTCGCTATTTGCTGGGTTTGAGGTCTGGCGAGCCCGTGACACCTGCGCTCGTGGAGTGCGTGAAGATGGGAACTACCGTGGCCACCAATGCCCTGCTGGAGCGAAAAGGTGAGCCCACGCTGCTTGTGACCACGCGTGGCTTTCGCGATGCGCTGCGCATCGCGTATCAAAACCGCCCGCGTCTGTTCGATCGCCGCATCGTCTTGCCCGAGCTGCTGTACAGCGAAGTCATTGAAGCCGAAGAGCGCATCAGTGCGCACGGCGATGTTCTGCAGTCGCTGAATGAGGCGGCATTGCGAACTGAACTGCTGTCGGCTTATGCAGGTGGCCTGCGCAGCGTGGCCATTGTGTTCATGCATGGTTACCGTTTTATTGCGCATGAGCAGGCAGCCAGCCGTATCGCGCGTGATGTCGGCTTCACACAGGTGAGTACCTCGCATGGGACCAGCCCCATGATGAAGTTCGTCAGCCGCGGCGATACGACGGTGGTCGACGCCTACCTCTCGCCCATCCTCAGACGCTATGTGGAGCAGGTGGCCGGCGAGATGCCAGGTGTCAAGCTGTTCTTCATGCAGTCTTCCGGTGGGTTGACCGACGCGCGTGCCTTTAATGGGAAGGACGCCATCCTCTCAGGCCCGGCCGGTGGCATCGTGGGCATGGCCCGCACAGCTGGCCTGGCGGGGCAGGACAAGGTGATCGGCTTTGACATGGGAGGTACGTCCACCGACGTTTCACACTACGCGGGGGAATTCGAGCGCGAGTTTGAAACCCAGGTGGCGGGCGTTCGCATGCGAGCGCCCATGATGAGCATCCACACGGTGGCCGCTGGAGGAGGGTCCATCCTGTCTTTCGACGGTGCGCGCTTCCGCGTTGGCCCCGAGAGCGCAGGCGCCAACCCCGGGCCCGCCAGCTACCGCCGCGGAGGCCCCCTGGCGGTAACCGATGCAAACGTGATGACAGGGAAGATCCAGCCGCGCCACTTCCCCAGAGTCTTCGGTCCCAAGGCCGACGAGGCGTTGAGCCTGGAAGCCGTCCAGGCGCGGTTCGGCGAGTTGGCCACGCAGACCGGGCGACCTCCCGAAGAGGTGGCGGAGGGCTTCATCAACATCGCGGTCCAACAGATGGCCAACGCGATCAAGAAGATTTCTGTTGCCCGCGGTTACGACGTCACGCGCTACACGCTGCAATGCTTCGGCGGAGCGGGCGGGCAACACGCCTGCCTGGTTGCTGATGCATTGGGCATGACGCGCGTCTTTGTACATCCGCTCGCCGGTGTGCTCAGCGCCTACGGCATGGGGCTGGCCGATCAAAACGTGATTCGTGAGCAGGCGGTGGAGTTACCGCTGGCGGTTACCTCCCTGCCTCTGATCGCTGAAAAGCTCGACGCGTTGGGCGCGGTGGCGCAAGCGGAGCTGGAGCGCCAGCAGGTGAACGCGGGTGAAGCCAAAGTGCACTACCGGGTGCATGTGCGCTACGAAGGTAGCGATGCTGCGCTGGTCGTGCCATTCGGGGACCTCGCCACGATCCAGGCTGGCTTTGAGGCCGCCTACCGCCAACGTTTCGCTTTCCTGATGCAGGGCAAGCGCCTGGTGGTGGAAGCGGTTTCAGTGGAGGCGGTGGTGGCTGGCGATGCGCCCGACGAACCTCGCTTCGAGACGCATGAGCCTCGCGAAGTCCCGCGGCGTGAGACCGTGCGGATGTACTCGGGAGGCCAATGGTTGGATGCCGCACTGGTGGTGCGCGAGGATTTGCGCCCGGGTGACGTGATTCCGGGTCCCGCGATCATTGCCGAGAAGAATGCAACGACGGTGGTGGAGCCCGGTTGGGAGGCTGTTCTGACCGCACTTGATCACCTCGTTCTGGACCGCCGTGTGCCGCGCACGGTGACTTACGCCGTGGGCACCACGGTAGATCCCGTTTTGCTGGAGGTGTTCAACAACCTGTTCATGAACATCGCCGAGCAGATGGGGCTGCAACTGCAGAACACGGCCTACTCGGTCAATATCAAGGAACGACTTGACTTCTCGTGCGCGTTGTTCGATGCCGAGGGAAACCTGATCGCCAATGCGCCGCACATGCCTGTGCACCTGGGCTCCATGGGCGAGAGCATCAAGACTGTGATACGGGAGAACTCCGGCACGATGCAGCGTGGTGATGTGTACGCGCTCAATGACCCCTACCATGGAGGCACCCATCTGCCAGATGTGACCGTGATCACGCCTGTGTACCTCGGGAACAAGCCCACGTTTTTCGTGGGCTCGCGCGGCCACCACGCCGATATTGGCGGTACCACACCAGGCTCCATGCCACCGTTCTCCACGCGCATTGAACAGGAAGGCGTGCAGATCAATAACGTGAAGCTGGTTGACCGTGGCGTTCTGCTCGAAGCCGAGATGGTGGCGTTGTTGCAAAGCGGAGAGTTCCCATCTCGCAACCCGCAGCAGAACATGGCCGATCTCAAGGCCCAGATCGCCGCCAACGAGAAGGGCGTGCAGGAGCTGCGAAAGATGGTCGAACAGTTCGGCCTGGACGTGGTGCAAGCCTACATGCGCCATGTGCAGGACAACGCCGAAGAATCGGTGCGACGCGTGATCACGCGACTCAAAGACGGCACTTTCACCTTGCCGCTGGACAACGGCGCGCAGATTCAGGTGTCGGTGCGGGTGGATTCCGCGCAACGCAGCGCGGAGATTGACTTCACTGGAACGTCGACCCAGCAACTGAACAATTTCAACGCCCCCACTGCAGTGTGCATGGCCGCTGTGCTCTACGTGTTTCGCACATTGGTTGATGACGATATCCCGCTCAACGCCGGATGCCTCAAGCCGCTGAAGGTGATCATCCCTGAAGGCTCCATGCTCAACCCCAACCCGCCGGCTTCGGTGGTGGCTGGGAACGTTGAAACTTCCAGCTGCATTACCAATGCCTTGTATGGTGCCCTGGGTGTGATGGCGGCGAGCCAATGCACCATGAACAACTTCACCTTCGGCAATGCGGCCCACCAGTACTACGAAACGATCTCGGGCGGCAGTGGCGCTGGGGATGGTTTTGAGGGCACGAGCGTGGTGCAGACCCACATGACCAACTCGCGCCTGACCGACCCCGAAGTGCTGGAATTCCGCTTTCCGGTCAGATTGGAAAGCTATGAAATCCGCAATGGCTCGGGTGGTGTTGGCCAATGGCACGGTGGTCACGGAGGGGTGCGGCGCGTTTGTTTCCTCGAAGACATGACGGCCAGCATCCTGTCCAACGGTCGCCTTCACGGTGCTTTTGGCATGGCTGGCGGCCGTGCCGGCCAAGTGGGCATCAACCGCGTGATGCGCGCTGATGGGAGCATCGAGGAACTGGGTCACATCGGCCAGGCCGAGATGAAGCCCGGCGACATATTCGAGATTCACACGCCGGGTGGTGGGGGCTACGGAACACTGCTGTAG